From Chryseobacterium gallinarum, one genomic window encodes:
- a CDS encoding RagB/SusD family nutrient uptake outer membrane protein: protein MNKKYIIAAAFLILGAVNQSCSNDFIDVSPTEKIPESALGEIYNNNEGANSLVTAIYAKFLDWNMSTFAWIGVTSIVSDDADKGSSPSDSGSDKDILDALNFNPATPSFKELFASNYQGINRCNQALKYLPLLDKADAQLRQRLTGEAKFLRAFMYFTLVRSFGGVPLVDHVPVTGVEADKQMTLTRKSKEEIYAFIEQDLKDAIAVLPNKSAYGGSDVGRASVGAAHALLAKVYLYQKKWQLAVDEANLVTGYSLTPVFQDIYKVSGENNAESIFEINGTGGTAGRAIQQYSQVQGARGTTGWGWGFATPTQGLYDAYSATDTRRDATIIHRDMTLYDGYYVGPNTENKFYNYKAYSSNYRDQASTDVNIRYLRYAEVLLIKAEAMNELGQTSAAIPFLNQVRNRANIGDTPAVSQAEVRADIWKQRRLELAFEHDRWFDLVRTGQAEAAMAADGGKKFIVGKHELFPLPQDFITEAGGLSAQNPGY, encoded by the coding sequence ATGAATAAGAAATATATCATAGCAGCCGCATTTTTAATTTTAGGAGCTGTTAACCAGAGCTGCAGTAATGACTTTATTGATGTATCACCTACAGAGAAAATCCCTGAATCTGCTTTAGGTGAAATATATAATAATAATGAAGGAGCCAATAGTTTAGTGACAGCTATTTATGCTAAATTTTTAGATTGGAACATGAGTACTTTTGCGTGGATTGGGGTGACATCTATAGTTTCAGACGATGCTGATAAAGGTTCCAGTCCAAGTGATTCCGGTTCTGATAAAGACATCTTGGATGCTCTGAATTTTAATCCGGCCACCCCATCATTTAAAGAATTATTTGCTTCTAATTATCAGGGGATTAACAGATGTAATCAAGCTTTAAAATATCTGCCCCTACTGGATAAGGCAGATGCACAATTACGGCAGAGATTAACCGGAGAAGCTAAATTTTTAAGAGCATTTATGTACTTCACGTTGGTGAGATCTTTTGGAGGCGTTCCGTTAGTAGACCATGTTCCTGTAACAGGAGTTGAAGCAGATAAACAGATGACGCTTACCAGAAAAAGCAAAGAAGAAATTTATGCATTCATCGAGCAAGACCTTAAAGATGCTATAGCAGTCCTTCCCAATAAGTCAGCTTATGGTGGTAGTGATGTGGGAAGAGCATCTGTGGGAGCAGCTCATGCTTTATTGGCCAAAGTGTATTTATATCAGAAAAAATGGCAGCTAGCTGTGGATGAAGCCAATTTGGTGACTGGTTATTCACTAACGCCTGTCTTCCAGGATATTTATAAAGTCTCCGGGGAAAACAATGCTGAATCTATTTTTGAAATTAATGGTACCGGAGGAACAGCCGGCAGAGCTATCCAGCAATATAGCCAAGTACAGGGTGCCAGAGGTACTACTGGATGGGGATGGGGATTTGCTACACCTACTCAAGGACTATACGATGCTTATTCCGCAACAGATACAAGAAGAGATGCTACCATTATCCACAGAGATATGACGCTATATGATGGATATTATGTAGGGCCAAATACGGAAAATAAATTCTATAACTATAAAGCCTATTCATCTAACTATAGAGACCAGGCTTCAACAGATGTAAACATCCGTTATCTAAGATATGCTGAAGTTTTATTAATCAAAGCTGAAGCAATGAATGAGCTGGGTCAGACCTCTGCAGCAATTCCTTTCCTGAACCAGGTAAGAAACAGAGCGAATATCGGAGATACTCCGGCTGTCTCTCAAGCTGAAGTGAGAGCGGATATTTGGAAGCAAAGAAGACTGGAATTAGCATTCGAGCACGATAGATGGTTCGATTTAGTAAGAACAGGGCAGGCAGAAGCTGCTATGGCAGCAGATGGTGGTAAAAAGTTCATTGTTGGGAAACATGAATTATTCCCGCTTCCTCAGGACTTTATCACGGAGGCCGGAGGACTTTCTGCACAAAACCCCGGATATTAA
- a CDS encoding SusC/RagA family TonB-linked outer membrane protein codes for MKQSNLKYSCLIAVLYFGMNVDAQVTNDSAKVQKIDEVVMIGYGSRKKVDNTTSISSISAEEVTKTKVLNASQAIQGKAAGVQVIASDAPGSTPSVMIRGLGTVLGGRTPLYVVDGMFTDNINNINSNDILTYDVLKDAAALAIYGNRAANGVIIITTKSGRGKLSVTYDGLVGFRSPLKTIRMANASEFANYNNAGKTSTHLNPNQPYNTDWFKEITRTGIYNQHNISISGSSEAAKYFLSLGNYDEQSILKGTNYNRTTVRTNNEFRISKGIRLSQTLSATFTNDTPKSFGVFTNAYKQSPLVPVYYPNGKYGQPIYDSNGNISYTGGRFNNVGNPVMQLAYDNQKGKNFLLQGGLKLDIDIYKDLKFTSQFSGEYNTYKYYNFVNSKAFWLDSDPTRVDSGYDSSLPLTRLTNKNQNYYNWLLNNYLTYTKKIGNHDIEIVAGTETSVANGLETLVINRKNVPVSQDYWNLDGVDYYGNLFSDNTTKAIESIKGNRNTTVSYFGRLQYKFMNRYLLSGTIRRDGSSQFAEGHRWGTFPSFGAGWIISEESFMQDGFFNLLKLRGGWGKLGNQKVPLNYLPLSSGATYNYGFGTSPVSNGVTINQGYDPNLGWEVTEETSLGLDFGILDKRLTGSFDVYNRKTNNLILGVVPYLATGISDVNYSHMGSVVNKGAEVSLNWSDKVGEDFTYSIGANYSYNKNKLARIDLSKPVSQIVGGNLGNGVDTKIFNASAVGYALGSFYLYETDGYDEKGDLKFKDLNGNGIMDGGDRRFFDSYIPKSTLGVNISMSYKNWDFALNGYGAFGFKVYNGKKAQRNGGENVEASVANNFWTPSNTNAANPVNPSSIPVASNFYLESGDYFRINNISVGYTFKNVTDYMKSIKLYVSAINPIVFQKYSGYSSELSGYNPADPTAEGDPYKRAGIELDAYPTLRSFIFGVNLNF; via the coding sequence ATGAAACAAAGTAATTTAAAGTATTCATGTCTCATCGCTGTTTTATACTTTGGGATGAACGTGGATGCGCAGGTTACAAATGACTCTGCTAAGGTCCAGAAAATTGATGAAGTAGTCATGATTGGATATGGTAGCCGTAAGAAAGTAGATAACACCACATCTATCAGCTCTATCAGCGCAGAAGAAGTAACCAAAACCAAAGTATTGAATGCCTCACAGGCTATTCAGGGGAAAGCAGCAGGGGTACAGGTAATAGCATCAGATGCACCTGGTTCTACACCAAGTGTCATGATCAGAGGTCTGGGTACCGTGTTAGGAGGAAGAACTCCATTATACGTAGTAGATGGAATGTTTACTGATAACATTAATAACATCAATTCAAATGATATCCTTACCTATGACGTATTGAAAGATGCAGCAGCATTAGCAATCTATGGGAACAGAGCTGCGAACGGGGTTATTATTATTACTACAAAGTCAGGCCGGGGAAAATTAAGTGTTACTTATGATGGCCTGGTAGGTTTCAGAAGCCCGCTGAAAACAATCAGGATGGCCAATGCCTCAGAATTTGCAAATTATAATAATGCGGGTAAAACAAGCACCCATTTAAATCCAAATCAGCCCTATAATACGGATTGGTTTAAAGAAATTACCAGGACAGGAATTTATAATCAACATAATATCTCTATTTCTGGATCTTCTGAAGCTGCAAAATATTTCTTAAGCTTAGGAAATTACGATGAGCAATCTATTCTTAAAGGAACTAACTATAACAGGACTACAGTAAGAACAAATAACGAGTTCAGAATATCCAAAGGAATCAGATTATCTCAGACTTTAAGTGCTACTTTTACTAACGATACCCCTAAATCATTTGGTGTCTTTACCAATGCATATAAACAATCACCGTTAGTTCCTGTGTATTATCCAAATGGCAAATATGGCCAGCCAATTTACGATTCCAATGGTAATATCAGTTATACAGGAGGCCGTTTTAATAATGTAGGAAATCCGGTAATGCAGCTTGCCTATGATAATCAAAAAGGAAAGAACTTTTTATTGCAGGGAGGGTTAAAATTAGATATAGATATTTATAAGGATTTAAAATTTACTTCTCAGTTTAGTGGAGAGTATAATACTTATAAATACTATAATTTTGTAAACTCTAAAGCATTCTGGCTGGATAGTGACCCGACAAGAGTAGATAGTGGTTATGACTCTTCTCTGCCACTAACAAGATTGACTAATAAGAATCAGAATTACTACAATTGGCTACTAAATAACTATTTAACTTACACAAAAAAAATAGGAAATCACGATATCGAAATTGTAGCCGGCACAGAAACTTCAGTAGCCAATGGTCTTGAAACCTTAGTGATTAACAGAAAAAATGTACCTGTTTCACAGGATTACTGGAATCTGGATGGTGTTGACTATTATGGTAATTTATTTAGTGATAATACAACAAAAGCGATTGAATCTATAAAAGGAAACCGAAATACAACTGTTTCTTATTTCGGAAGACTTCAATATAAATTTATGAACCGCTATTTATTAAGCGGAACTATCAGAAGAGATGGGTCATCCCAGTTTGCTGAAGGTCACAGATGGGGGACATTCCCATCTTTTGGTGCCGGCTGGATTATCTCTGAAGAAAGCTTTATGCAGGATGGATTCTTTAATCTTTTAAAATTGAGAGGAGGTTGGGGTAAATTAGGTAACCAGAAGGTCCCGTTAAATTATTTGCCACTCTCATCAGGGGCAACCTATAACTATGGATTCGGGACATCACCTGTAAGCAACGGGGTTACCATTAATCAGGGATACGACCCGAATTTAGGATGGGAAGTTACAGAAGAAACCTCTTTGGGGTTAGATTTTGGAATATTGGATAAACGATTAACCGGTAGCTTTGATGTTTATAACAGAAAGACCAATAACCTTATTTTAGGAGTTGTTCCTTATTTGGCAACAGGGATTTCGGATGTGAATTATTCACACATGGGAAGTGTTGTGAACAAAGGTGCTGAGGTAAGTCTAAACTGGTCAGATAAAGTAGGTGAAGACTTTACTTATTCCATTGGAGCCAATTACTCTTATAACAAAAATAAACTTGCTAGAATTGATCTTTCAAAACCTGTTTCTCAGATTGTAGGAGGAAATCTTGGTAACGGAGTGGATACCAAGATTTTCAATGCTTCAGCGGTAGGTTATGCTTTAGGAAGTTTCTATTTGTATGAAACAGACGGATATGATGAGAAGGGTGATCTGAAATTCAAAGATTTAAATGGTAACGGTATTATGGACGGAGGAGATAGACGTTTCTTTGATTCCTATATTCCAAAATCAACACTAGGAGTGAATATTTCCATGTCCTACAAGAACTGGGATTTTGCTCTTAACGGTTATGGAGCCTTTGGGTTTAAAGTGTATAATGGTAAAAAAGCACAAAGAAATGGTGGTGAAAATGTTGAAGCTTCTGTAGCGAATAATTTCTGGACACCATCAAATACTAACGCCGCAAATCCTGTGAATCCATCAAGTATTCCCGTAGCATCTAATTTCTATTTAGAAAGCGGAGATTATTTCAGAATCAATAATATTTCAGTAGGATATACCTTTAAGAATGTAACGGATTATATGAAGTCCATTAAGCTTTATGTTAGCGCAATCAATCCGATAGTATTCCAAAAGTATTCAGGATATTCTTCCGAATTATCAGGATACAATCCGGCAGATCCTACAGCAGAGGGAGATCCATACAAACGTGCCGGGATAGAGCTGGATGCTTATCCTACGTTGAGATCTTTTATATTTGGTGTTAACCTAAACTTTTAA
- a CDS encoding ArsC/Spx/MgsR family protein, with protein MLVKVLHNGNCSKSNAVLEYLDENGVPFEIINIIEDPLSVLEIKTVLKKLNQSVFHIIRKTDKLYIENYADKNLSEEEWIKVLAENPSLIQRPILVKGSVAMLGRPIENVKFFIEK; from the coding sequence ATGTTAGTTAAAGTTTTACATAACGGAAACTGTTCGAAATCAAATGCCGTATTAGAGTATCTTGATGAAAACGGGGTGCCATTTGAGATTATCAATATCATTGAAGATCCTTTGAGTGTTTTGGAGATTAAAACTGTATTGAAGAAGCTGAATCAAAGTGTTTTTCATATTATTCGTAAAACGGATAAACTGTATATTGAAAACTATGCCGATAAAAATCTTTCCGAAGAAGAGTGGATCAAGGTTCTGGCTGAAAACCCTTCTTTAATCCAAAGACCTATTCTGGTGAAAGGTTCTGTAGCCATGTTGGGAAGACCTATTGAAAACGTAAAATTCTTTATCGAGAAATAA
- a CDS encoding DUF4197 family protein: MKKYIIAAALIIGTGTAITTTVQSCTTLATSDMGLSIIKRILLNGIDKGMGIYGNKEAFLQNNMVDKALPKELRDINSVLEKIAPSLVAKERDYIAQAAAYTVNTSRPILQGAVNSLNAQDVTRIIQGTTATQILKEKTSQQLIAAIAPKVDEKLNEYGIVKTINTALSGSNFLGNLLGGNKNTVNAGGLSQLASEQLVNGLFNIIEDYEHQNSKSLLGPFGK; encoded by the coding sequence ATGAAAAAATATATCATTGCAGCAGCCCTTATCATAGGAACCGGTACTGCTATTACGACAACAGTACAATCTTGTACCACTTTAGCCACTTCCGACATGGGGCTTTCGATCATTAAAAGAATCCTGCTTAACGGCATTGATAAAGGAATGGGAATCTACGGAAACAAAGAAGCTTTTCTACAGAATAATATGGTAGATAAGGCACTTCCGAAAGAACTTAGGGACATCAATTCCGTACTGGAAAAAATAGCTCCGTCACTCGTTGCTAAAGAAAGGGATTATATTGCTCAGGCAGCAGCCTATACCGTGAATACTTCCAGACCGATTTTACAAGGTGCGGTAAACAGCTTAAATGCACAAGATGTAACACGAATAATTCAGGGGACCACAGCCACCCAGATCCTGAAAGAAAAAACATCACAGCAGCTTATTGCTGCTATTGCTCCTAAAGTAGATGAAAAACTGAATGAATATGGTATCGTCAAAACCATCAATACAGCATTATCCGGAAGTAATTTCCTGGGCAATCTTCTGGGAGGAAACAAAAATACAGTGAATGCAGGAGGACTCAGCCAGCTTGCTTCTGAACAACTGGTGAACGGACTCTTTAACATTATCGAAGATTATGAACACCAGAACTCCAAATCCCTTCTGGGACCATTTGGAAAATAG
- a CDS encoding deoxynucleoside kinase — protein sequence MHIAVTGNIGAGKTTLTTMLSKHYGWDAQFEDVDHNPYLEDFYSDMSKWSFALQVYFLGSRFRQVKEIRESGKNIIQDRTIYEDAHIFAENLNDMNLLSDRDFNNYSSVFDLMKSFVSAPDLLIYLKSDVPNLVKKIYKRGREYETSISIEYLSKLNQKYEKWISNYTEGKLLIIEVDDLDFVEKPEDFGFILEKIEAELHGLF from the coding sequence ATGCATATTGCAGTTACAGGAAATATTGGAGCAGGAAAAACAACTTTGACGACAATGCTCTCCAAGCATTACGGATGGGATGCACAATTTGAAGATGTAGATCATAATCCTTATCTGGAGGATTTTTATTCAGATATGAGCAAATGGAGTTTTGCATTGCAGGTATATTTTCTGGGAAGCAGGTTCCGCCAGGTAAAGGAAATCAGAGAAAGTGGTAAAAATATTATTCAGGATCGTACCATTTATGAAGATGCACACATTTTTGCAGAAAACTTAAATGACATGAATCTCCTTTCGGACAGGGATTTCAATAACTATTCATCTGTTTTTGATTTGATGAAGTCTTTTGTTTCCGCTCCGGACCTGTTGATTTACCTGAAATCGGATGTTCCGAATCTGGTAAAAAAAATCTATAAAAGAGGACGGGAATATGAGACATCTATCAGTATTGAGTATCTTTCGAAGCTGAACCAGAAATATGAAAAATGGATTTCCAATTACACAGAAGGCAAGCTGTTGATTATCGAAGTGGATGACCTAGACTTTGTAGAAAAACCGGAAGACTTCGGATTTATCCTGGAGAAGATTGAAGCGGAACTTCATGGGTTATTTTAA
- a CDS encoding glucoamylase family protein → MKKTLLSIALISLLAISCKNPQAAAQGTGQKTAVKSDITDEQLMDKVQKDALKYFWDYAEPHSLLGRERYHEDNIYPDKDKHVITTGGSGFGLATILVGVERGFVPRGEAVKRLTHIMDFLAKADRHKGAWSHWINGETGKTVPFGKKDNGGDLVETAFLTSGILMVREYFKNGNAEEKALAAKCDELWKGIQWNWYTKGGEKVLYWHWSPDYQWEMNFPLEGYNECLITYILAASSPTYSIDAETYYKGWTRNGTYLTDKTKYGLPLYVKHNYAEEYGGPLFWAQYSYIGLDPTGLSDKLVKNYFDINKNQTLIDYKYCVENPKQWKGYGPNYWGLTAGYTRNEDGSTGYTAHMPGNDNGVITPTAALSSFPYTPEESMAFLRFIYTQKPEFIGSAGPYDATSIHYNNWFTPRYLAIDQGTIAPMIENYRTGFLWKLFMNAPEIQQGLKKLSFQSTKYGIK, encoded by the coding sequence ATGAAAAAGACCCTACTGTCAATAGCTTTAATTTCTTTATTAGCAATATCTTGTAAAAATCCCCAGGCGGCGGCACAGGGAACCGGACAAAAAACAGCAGTAAAAAGTGATATCACAGATGAGCAGCTGATGGATAAAGTGCAAAAAGATGCCTTAAAATATTTTTGGGATTATGCAGAGCCGCATTCATTGTTGGGAAGGGAACGTTATCACGAAGATAATATTTATCCCGATAAGGATAAACATGTGATTACTACCGGAGGTTCAGGATTCGGATTGGCAACAATTCTGGTCGGAGTAGAAAGAGGATTTGTACCGCGTGGGGAAGCGGTAAAAAGACTTACCCATATTATGGATTTCCTGGCGAAAGCCGACAGGCATAAAGGAGCCTGGTCTCACTGGATCAATGGAGAAACAGGGAAAACCGTTCCTTTTGGAAAAAAGGATAATGGAGGAGATCTGGTAGAAACAGCATTCCTTACCTCAGGAATACTGATGGTCCGCGAATATTTTAAAAACGGAAATGCCGAAGAAAAAGCCCTGGCAGCAAAATGTGATGAGCTGTGGAAAGGAATTCAATGGAACTGGTATACGAAAGGAGGCGAAAAAGTATTGTATTGGCACTGGTCTCCGGATTATCAGTGGGAAATGAATTTTCCTCTTGAAGGATACAATGAGTGTCTTATTACCTATATTTTAGCAGCATCTTCACCTACCTATTCCATAGATGCCGAAACGTATTACAAAGGTTGGACAAGAAACGGAACTTATCTTACCGATAAAACAAAATACGGATTACCCCTTTATGTAAAGCATAACTATGCTGAAGAATATGGAGGTCCGCTTTTCTGGGCTCAGTATTCATATATCGGGCTTGATCCTACAGGATTATCCGATAAACTTGTGAAAAACTATTTTGATATTAATAAGAATCAGACCCTTATTGATTATAAATACTGCGTTGAAAATCCAAAACAATGGAAAGGCTATGGCCCGAACTATTGGGGACTGACAGCAGGATATACAAGAAATGAAGACGGAAGTACAGGCTACACGGCTCATATGCCGGGCAATGATAACGGTGTAATCACTCCTACGGCTGCGTTGAGCAGTTTTCCGTATACTCCGGAGGAATCAATGGCTTTTTTAAGATTTATCTATACACAGAAGCCTGAGTTTATAGGAAGTGCAGGACCTTATGATGCGACTTCCATTCATTATAACAATTGGTTCACACCAAGATATCTGGCCATTGATCAAGGAACAATAGCTCCCATGATTGAAAATTATAGAACTGGCTTTTTATGGAAGTTGTTTATGAATGCTCCCGAAATCCAACAAGGATTGAAAAAACTGAGCTTTCAATCTACTAAATATGGAATAAAATAA
- the bglX gene encoding beta-glucosidase BglX, whose translation MKKLIVLATLALSPVFSAQEMVDKPVQSYQTAQYQAKKKAFVDKLLAKMTLDEKIGQLNLPTSGDFTTGQAQSSDIGKKVEQGLVGGLFNIKGADKIKAVQKVAIEKSRLKIPLIFGMDVIHGYETTFPIPLGLAASWDMNLVQQSARVAAREAASDGINWTFSPMVDISREPRWGRVSEGSGEDPYLGSEIARNMVYGYQGKDLSLNNTILACVKHFALYGASEAGRDYNTVDMSHVRMFNEYFPPYKAAVDAGVASVMASFNEVDGVPATANKWLQTDVLRKMWNFKGFVVTDYTGINEMVDHGLGDIQHVSALALKAGIDMDMVGEGFLTTLKKSLAEGKVTQAEIDTATRRILEAKYDLGLFEDPYRYGDARWAAKEVYNMENRTVARNVAAQSMVLLKNDRQVLPLKKSGTVAVIGPLVNNSMNMGGTWSVATKHGSSVSLMQGLQENYGKEVRFISAKGANIDYDAKLEEIYAAHGKKTDRDNRSKEALLKEAVEVANKADVIVLAIGESAEMSGESSSRTEITIPQSQVDLLNELKKTGKPIAMVLFTGRPLALTNVKDTPDAILNAWFAGSEAGSAIADVLFGKVNPSGKLPMTFPRSLGQVPIYYNAKNTGRPLDQKLVEKCEYQRFRSNYMDECNTPLYSFGYGLSYTKFNYSDISISNANPKGNQTIQASVTITNTGDYDGAEVVQLYIRDMVGSITRPVKELKGFQKIFLKKGESRKVTFDVTPEHLKFYNGDLKYDWEPGEFDIMIGTNSDEVKHSKINWSK comes from the coding sequence ATGAAAAAACTAATCGTACTTGCTACCTTGGCGTTGTCCCCGGTGTTTTCAGCACAGGAAATGGTAGATAAACCCGTACAATCTTATCAGACAGCCCAATATCAGGCAAAAAAGAAAGCCTTTGTAGATAAGCTTTTAGCTAAAATGACATTGGACGAGAAAATCGGCCAGCTTAATCTGCCGACTTCCGGAGATTTTACAACAGGCCAGGCCCAGAGTTCCGATATCGGAAAAAAAGTGGAGCAAGGATTGGTTGGAGGATTGTTCAATATAAAAGGAGCCGATAAAATCAAAGCGGTTCAGAAAGTGGCCATAGAAAAAAGCCGTTTGAAAATTCCTTTGATCTTTGGAATGGATGTCATCCATGGGTACGAAACCACTTTTCCAATTCCATTAGGACTTGCAGCTTCCTGGGATATGAACCTGGTGCAGCAGTCTGCAAGAGTTGCTGCCAGGGAAGCCGCATCTGATGGGATCAACTGGACCTTCTCCCCGATGGTAGATATTTCCCGTGAACCAAGATGGGGAAGGGTTTCCGAAGGATCCGGGGAAGATCCGTATCTGGGGAGTGAAATCGCCAGGAATATGGTATATGGCTATCAGGGAAAAGATTTATCCTTAAACAATACGATCCTGGCCTGTGTGAAACACTTTGCCTTATATGGGGCATCAGAAGCGGGAAGAGATTATAATACCGTGGATATGAGCCATGTAAGGATGTTCAATGAATACTTTCCTCCCTATAAAGCAGCGGTAGATGCAGGAGTAGCTTCCGTAATGGCTTCCTTCAATGAAGTAGACGGAGTTCCTGCTACAGCCAATAAATGGCTTCAAACCGACGTATTAAGAAAAATGTGGAATTTTAAAGGCTTCGTCGTAACCGATTATACCGGAATCAATGAAATGGTAGACCACGGATTAGGCGACATCCAGCATGTTTCGGCGCTAGCTTTAAAAGCAGGAATTGATATGGATATGGTAGGCGAAGGTTTCCTTACTACACTTAAAAAATCATTAGCCGAAGGAAAAGTGACCCAGGCTGAAATTGATACGGCTACCAGAAGAATTCTTGAAGCCAAATATGATCTGGGATTATTTGAAGATCCTTATCGTTATGGAGATGCCAGATGGGCGGCAAAAGAAGTCTATAACATGGAAAACCGTACAGTTGCAAGAAATGTGGCTGCCCAGTCTATGGTATTGCTGAAAAATGATCGTCAGGTATTGCCTTTGAAAAAATCAGGAACAGTAGCTGTAATTGGCCCATTGGTAAACAATTCCATGAATATGGGAGGAACATGGAGTGTTGCTACCAAACATGGCTCTTCAGTTTCTTTAATGCAGGGACTACAGGAAAACTATGGAAAAGAAGTCAGGTTTATTTCTGCAAAAGGAGCTAATATTGACTATGATGCCAAATTAGAAGAAATTTATGCCGCCCACGGTAAAAAAACAGACAGGGACAACCGTTCAAAAGAAGCCCTTTTAAAAGAAGCGGTGGAAGTTGCCAATAAAGCAGATGTAATTGTGCTGGCTATCGGGGAATCTGCAGAAATGAGTGGTGAGTCTTCTTCCAGGACAGAAATTACCATTCCTCAATCCCAGGTAGACTTGCTGAATGAGTTGAAAAAAACCGGGAAGCCGATTGCCATGGTTCTTTTTACAGGTCGCCCTTTAGCCCTTACCAATGTGAAAGATACTCCTGATGCTATATTGAATGCATGGTTTGCCGGGTCAGAAGCGGGAAGTGCAATTGCCGATGTTTTATTCGGGAAGGTAAATCCATCAGGAAAACTTCCGATGACTTTTCCCAGAAGCCTCGGACAGGTGCCTATTTATTATAATGCTAAGAATACAGGCCGTCCATTGGATCAGAAGCTGGTAGAAAAATGCGAATACCAGAGATTCCGTTCCAACTATATGGATGAATGTAATACACCGTTGTATTCTTTTGGATACGGATTGAGCTATACAAAATTCAATTATTCAGATATCAGCATCTCCAATGCAAATCCGAAAGGAAACCAAACTATCCAGGCATCTGTAACGATAACCAATACCGGAGATTATGATGGAGCAGAGGTTGTACAATTGTATATCAGAGATATGGTAGGAAGTATTACAAGACCGGTGAAAGAATTAAAAGGTTTCCAAAAAATATTTTTGAAAAAGGGAGAATCCAGAAAAGTAACGTTTGATGTAACCCCTGAACATCTGAAATTTTATAACGGAGACCTGAAATATGATTGGGAACCAGGTGAATTCGATATTATGATCGGAACCAATTCAGATGAGGTAAAGCATTCAAAAATCAACTGGTCAAAATAA
- a CDS encoding DUF493 family protein has protein sequence MDILQGNQHASPEDFYKSLREKLEGHHDFPEDYLFKFIIPTDQAKLTEIYRVFDGIKFTLGNRESKNGKYTACNINAFVLDADQVVNIYKEVAKIEGVILL, from the coding sequence ATGGATATATTACAAGGAAATCAACACGCAAGTCCTGAAGATTTCTACAAATCTTTAAGGGAAAAACTGGAAGGTCATCACGATTTTCCGGAAGATTATTTATTTAAATTTATTATTCCTACAGACCAGGCAAAACTTACTGAAATATACAGGGTTTTTGATGGGATCAAATTTACATTGGGAAACCGTGAAAGCAAAAATGGGAAATACACCGCCTGCAATATCAATGCATTTGTTCTGGATGCCGATCAGGTCGTCAATATTTATAAAGAAGTAGCCAAAATAGAAGGCGTTATTCTATTGTAA
- a CDS encoding carboxylesterase family protein — translation MKLKHIPLLLLPFSLQLNAQEIKAELNKEIKRSEKISYILDYPQKAKGNVPLIVFLHGSGERGNNLEAVKAHSPFTYKNLIKEPVAILAPQCPSGTWWDTVTVYHLIKEIQKKYKIDASRIYLTGLSMGGWGTLKLAMEHPEMFAAVASVCAPTDQVMTANIQQYKNLNMKIFHGGMDDIVLPENAFKFYQKLHPVNPTAELIIFPNDNHNSWDSAYSDPGLYEWMLSKRKN, via the coding sequence ATGAAATTAAAACATATTCCCCTTTTATTGCTTCCGTTTTCCTTGCAGCTCAATGCACAGGAAATAAAAGCCGAATTGAATAAAGAAATCAAACGTTCCGAGAAAATTTCCTACATTTTGGATTATCCTCAAAAAGCCAAAGGAAATGTACCATTGATTGTTTTTCTTCATGGATCCGGAGAGCGGGGAAATAATCTGGAAGCAGTAAAAGCCCACAGCCCGTTTACCTATAAAAACCTGATCAAAGAACCGGTGGCTATTCTGGCTCCGCAATGTCCTTCCGGTACCTGGTGGGATACGGTGACTGTTTATCATCTCATCAAGGAAATTCAGAAGAAATATAAAATTGATGCTTCCAGGATTTATCTCACGGGGCTTTCCATGGGAGGATGGGGAACTCTGAAGCTGGCTATGGAGCATCCTGAAATGTTTGCAGCAGTAGCTTCAGTTTGTGCTCCGACTGATCAGGTGATGACCGCCAATATTCAGCAATACAAAAATTTGAATATGAAAATTTTTCATGGAGGCATGGATGATATTGTGCTGCCGGAAAATGCTTTTAAATTTTACCAAAAATTGCATCCGGTAAACCCCACGGCAGAACTGATAATTTTCCCGAATGATAACCATAACTCTTGGGATTCTGCCTATTCTGATCCTGGATTATATGAGTGGATGCTTTCAAAAAGAAAAAATTAA